Proteins encoded together in one Schistocerca americana isolate TAMUIC-IGC-003095 chromosome 8, iqSchAmer2.1, whole genome shotgun sequence window:
- the LOC124545297 gene encoding cuticle protein 19-like — translation MACKALVVAAAVALLATATSGYPGYAEGGYGHNVQLDYHAPAKYDFEYAVHDPHTGDVKQQSESRHGDVVQGHYSLVEPGGALRTVHYSADPHSGFRAVVSRPGPHGHPEVTYHGHGHH, via the exons ATGGCGTGCAAGGCTTTG GTCGTGGCAGCAGCAGTTGCACTCCTGGCGACGGCGACGAGCGGCTACCCCGGCTACGCAGAGGGCGGCTACGGGCACAACGTGCAGCTCGACTACCAT GCGCCGGCCAAGTACGACTTCGAGTACGCGGTGCACGACCCGCACACGGGCGACGTGAAGCAGCAGTCGGAGTCTCGGCACGGCGACGTGGTGCAGGGTCACTACTCGCTGGTGGAGCCGGGCGGCGCGCTGCGCACCGTCCACTACTCGGCCGACCCGCACTCGGGCTTCCGCGCCGTGGTGTCGCGGCCGGGCCCGCACGGACACCCCGAGGTCACCTACCACGGGCACGGCCACCACTGA